One segment of Calypte anna isolate BGI_N300 chromosome 4A, bCalAnn1_v1.p, whole genome shotgun sequence DNA contains the following:
- the KLF3 gene encoding Krueppel-like factor 3: MLMFDPVPIKQEAMDPVSVSYPSNYMDQLKTNKYSVIYSTPSMLHNKFYSNPEGLSNGIQMEPVDLTVNKRSSPPSTGSSPSPLKFQTVHRRTSPGLTLSSPSSPLSKFTPSPPGVQPISMPITIPPVMAAALSRHGLRSPGILPVIQPVVVQPVPFMYAPHLQQPIMVSTVLADEMETPSSMQVPVIESYEKPTLKKSIKVEPGSEPLKTEFYPEQMSPPMMTSLSPQQVMLQENHPSVIVQPGKRPLPVESPDTQRKRRIHRCDYEGCNKVYTKSSHLKAHRRTHTGEKPYKCTWEGCTWKFARSDELTRHFRKHTGIKPFQCPDCDRSFSRSDHLALHRKRHMLV, translated from the exons ATGCTAATGTTTGACCCAGTCCCTATCAAGCAAGAAGCCATGGACCCAGTTTCAGTG TCCTACCCATCCAATTACATGGACCAGCTGAAGACAAACAAATACAGCGTCATTTATTCTACACCAAGCATGTTGCACAATAAATTCTACTCAAACCCTGAAGGACTATCAAATGGAATCCAGATGGAGCCAGTAGACCTTACAGTGAACAAACGGAGCTCACCACCTTCAACTGGAagttctccttcccctctaaAATTTCAGACTGTGCATAGGAGAACTTCACCTGGATTGACTCTGTCCTCACCCAGCTCACCTCTCAGTAAATTCACACCATCACCCCCAGGAGTACAGCCCATTTCCATGCCAATAACAATCCCACCTGTAatggctgctgctctttcacGCCACGGACTGAGAAGCCCTGGAATACTCCCAGTCATCCAGCCTGTTGTGGTCCAGCCAGTTCCTTTTATGTATGCTCCCCATCTTCAGCAGCCCATCATGGTGTCCACAGTTCTTGCAGATGAGATGGAAACTCCAAGTAGCATGCAAG TGCCTGTCATTGAGTCTTACGAGAAGCCTACATTGAAGAAATCAATCAAAGTAGAGCCAGGAAGTGAACCATTGAAAACTGAATTCTATCCTGAACAAATGTCACCTCCAATGATGACCTCATTGTCTCCCCAGCAAGTAATGTTGCAAGA GAATCATCCTTCAGTTATAGTTCAGCCAGGAAAGAGACCTTTACCTGTAGAATCTCCAGACACACAAAGAAAACGCAGAATACATCGATGTGATTATGAAGGCTGCAACAAAGTCTACACTAAAAGCTCCCATCTGAAAGCTCACAGAAGGACCCACACAG gtgAAAAGCCATACAAATGCACTTGGGAGGGATGCACGTGGAAGTTTGCTCGTTCTGATGAACTAACGCGGCATTTCCGCAAGCACACGGGAATCAAACCTTTCCAGTGCCCAGACTGTGACCGTAGCTTTTCACGTTCAGACCATCTTGCCCTTCACAGAAAACGCCACATGCTAGTCTGA
- the LOC103526762 gene encoding toll-like receptor 6, whose amino-acid sequence MRPLTNTYVFACVFASMMWNNIQTTMGNEFIANYSGSLLTNVPKNIPVHTHVLDLSHNRISGLSISEFIFLSDLQVLNLSYNLIAEFDFSVFIFNEDLEYLDLSHNNILKVYCQTLAYLKHLDLSFNKFTALPICQEFGNMFHLEYLGLSATMIRRSDFGYITHLQLHTVLLTLEDFDLYEPQSLTALNTRSLHIIFAANQNFTFPLLYDGMSTSENLKIVNVIYTLSNKDFPSPSFTLLKKIKTTALMLDTVDLQWPIILQIFLLIWYSPVEHLIVRNLTFRGSVKVLNEYEFLPLLDPLEQLISLGNSMKVLTLEHVRNKVYYFNQEILYREFSEMNIASLTIYDAYMPHMLCPNKKSSFQYLNFSHNALTDELFQNCSTLTDLKLLILKRNKFETLSKVSLMTSHMKSLKYLDMSYNLLSHDGADARCPWAESLTELDLSSNQLSDSVFECLPVNVQKVSLQSNQITSVPKGTAELKSLRELNLASNRLADLPVCSAFLSLEFLNVEMNAILSPAADFFQSCPGVRELQGGHNPFKCSCELQDFIRLERRSGGKLSGWPGAYLCEYPEDLRGTQLKDFHLSDLACNTALLLGTALLLTLVLVAVVAFLCIYLDVPWYLRMTWQWTQTKRRAWHSHPAEQESVLQFHAFVSYSERDSLWVKNELIPNLEKGEGCVRLCQHERNFIPGKSIVENIINCIEKSYKSIFVLSPNFVQSEWCHYELYFAHHKLFSENSNSLILILLEPIPPYVIPARYHKLKALMAKRTYLEWPKERSKRGLFWANLRAAISINLLISIEGNEEQSDASSASSVNQYVNDLEVLH is encoded by the coding sequence ATGAGACCCCTTACAAATACCTATGTCTTTGCTTGTGTGTTTGCATCCATGATGTGGAATAACATCCAGACAACTATGGGAAATGAATTTATTGCAAATTATTCAGGCAGCTTGCTAACTAATGTTCCAAAAAACATTCCAGTACATACTCATGTATTAGATTTATCACATAATAGGATCTCTGGACTTagtatttctgaatttatttttctttctgacctTCAAGTGTTAAATCTTTCTTATAATCTAATTGCGGAGTTTGACTTCAGTgtcttcatttttaatgaagatttaGAATACTTAGATTTATCTCATAATAACATTTTGAAAGTTTACTGTCAGACTCTTGCATATCTTAAACATTTAGATCTGTCTTTCAATAAGTTTACTGCCCTGCCCATCTGTCAGGAATTTGGGAACATGTTTCATTTGGAGTACTTAGGATTAAGTGCCACAATGATACGAAGGTCAGACTTTGGGTACATCACACATTTGCAGCTGCACACTGTCCTCCTGACCTTAGAGGACTTTGATCTGTATGAGCCTCAGAGTCTGACAGCCTTGAACACAAGGAGTCTCCACATCATTTTTGCAGCAAACCAGAACTTCACTTTTCCCCTCTTGTATGATGGAATGAGCacttcagaaaatttaaaaatagttaacGTAATATATACTCTGAGCAACAaagattttccttctccttctttcacGCTTCTGAAGAAAATCAAGACAACAGCTCTGATGCTTGACACTGTAGACTTACAATGGCCTATCATTTTGCAGATTTTCCTGCTAATTTGGTATTCGCCTGTGGAGCATTTGATTGTGAGAAATTTGACTTTTCGGGGATCAGTGAAGGTGCTAAATGAATATGAATTTCTACCCTTATTAGACCCTCTGGAACAATTGATCTCTTTGGGCAACTCGATGAAAGTGTTAACGTTGGAGCACGTTCGTAATAAGGTTTATTATTTCAACCAAGAGATTCTTTACAGGGAGTTTTCAGAGATGAATATTGCCAGTTTGACAATATATGATGCATATATGCCTCATATGCTTTGCCCCAATAAAAAAAGCTCATTTCAGTATTTGAATTTTTCTCACAATGCTCTGACAGATGAATTGTTCCAGAACTGCAGCACTTTGACAGATCTGAAATTACTTattttgaagagaaataaatttgagACCCTTTCCAAAGTAAGCCTCATGACCAGCCATATGAAATCACTGAAATACCTGGACATGAGCTACAACTTGCTGAGTCACGATGGAGCTGACGCGCGATGCCCATGGGCTGAGTCTCTGACAGAGTTGGACCTGTCCTCCAACCAGCTGTCGGATTCCGTGTTTGAGTGCTTGCCCGTCAACGTCCAGAAAGTCAGCCTCCAAAGCAATCAGATCACCAGTGTCCCCAAGGGGACGGCTGAGCTGAAATCCTTGAGAGAGCTGAACCTGGCATCCAACAGGCTGGCCGACCTGCCGGTGTGCAGTGCCTTTTTGTCCTTGGAGTTCCTGAACGTAGAGATGAACGCGATCCTCAGCCCGGCTGCCGACTTCTTCCAGAGCTGCCCAGGGGTGAGGGAGCTGCAAGGCGGGCACAACCCCTTCAAGTGTTCCTGTGAGCTGCAGGACTTTATCCGCCTGGAGCGGCGGTCTGGGGGGAAGCTGTCTGGCTGGCCAGGGGCCTACCTGTGCGAGTACCCGGAGGACTTGCGAGGGACGCAGCTGAAGGACTTCCACCTGAGCGACCTGGCTTGCAACACGGCGCTCTTGCTGGGGACGGCTCTGCTGCTGACgctggtgctggtggctgtcGTGGCTTTCCTGTGCATCTACCTGGACGTGCCGTGGTACCTGCGGATGACGTGGCAGTGGACGCAGACGAAGCGGAGAGCTTGGCACAGCCACCCCGCAGAGCAGGAGAGCGTTCTGCAGTTTCACGCTTTCGTTTCCTACAGCGAGCGCGATTCGTTGTGGGTGAAGAACGAGCTGATCCCAAACCTGGAGAAGGGGGAGGGCTGCGTACGGCTGTGCCAGCACGAGAGAAACTTTATCCCCGGCAAGAGCATTGTGGAGAACATCATTAACTGCATTGAGAAGAGCTACAAGTCCATCTTTGTGCTGTCTCCCAACTTTGTGCAGAGCGAGTGGTGTCACTACGAGCTGTACTTTGCCCATCACAAATTATTCAGTGAGAATTCCAACAGCCTGATCCTCATTTTACTGGAGCCAATCCCTCCGTATGTTATCCCTGCCAGGTACCACAAGCTGAAGGCTCTCATGGCAAAGCGAACCTACCTGGAGTGGCCAAAGGAGAGGAGCAAGCGTGGCCTTTTCTGGGCTAACCTGAGGGCAGCTATTAGCATTAACCTGCTAATATCCATTGAAGGAAATGAGGAACAGAGTGATGCTTCTTCTGCTAGTAGTGTAAATCAGTATGTGAATGACTTAGAAGTCTTACATTAA
- the LOC103526763 gene encoding toll-like receptor 6, whose amino-acid sequence MRENKRTLRKFFIYKCLLALTFWNQVSLTVENEVFTSASNDFPEDGSDKKIKTLPLLYGKSNQYKTNFDWVVIQNTTESLSLSEITNYNVKLLVALLSGFRQGSSLRNLTLTNVLVDWDALIEIFQTVWHSSIEYFNINNITQLSDITQSDFDYSGTSMKALTIKKVSITDLYFIQDHLYKIFADMNIAALTIAESEMIHMLCPSSGSPFRYLNFSKNDLTDLLFQKCDKLTQLETLILQRNKFETLSKVSLMTSHMKSLKYLDMSYNLLSHDGADARCPWAESLTELDLSSNQLSDSVFECLPVNVQKVSLQSNQITSVPKGTAELKSLRELNLASNRLADLPVCSAFLSLEFLNVEMNAILSPAADFFQSCPGVRELQGGHNPFKCSCELQDFIRLERRSGGKLSGWPGAYLCEYPEDLRGTQLKDFHLSDLACNTALLLGTALLLTLVLVAVVAFLCIYLDVPWYLRMTWQWTQTKRRAWHSHPAEQESVLQFHAFVSYSERDSLWVKNELIPNLEKGEGCVRLCQHERNFIPGKSIVENIINCIEKSYKSIFVLSPNFVQSEWCHYELYFAHHKLFSENSNSLILILLEPIPPYVIPARYHKLKALMAKRTYLEWPKERSKRGLFWANLRAAISINLPVTDRKSCGETDYESF is encoded by the coding sequence AtgagagaaaataagagaaCTCTcagaaaattttttatttacaagtgTCTGTTGGCATTGACTTTTTGGAACCAGGTCAGCCTGACTGTGGAAAATGAGGTCTTTACATCTGCTTCTAATGATTTTCCAGAAGATGGTTCtgacaaaaaaatcaagacacTGCCTCTACTGTATGGAAAGAGTAATCAGTACAAAACTAATTTTGACTGGGTTGTTATTCAAAATACTACAGAAAGCCTGTCACTGTCAGAAATCACAAATTATAATGTAAAATTGTTAGTAGCTTTGTTATCTGGTTTCAGACAAGGCTCCAGCTTACGAAATCTGACACTGACCAATGTGTTGGTGGACTGGGATGCTCTTATTGAAATTTTTCAGACTGTATGGCACTCATCCATTGAATACTTCAATATTAACAATATAACACAATTGTCCGACATTACACAGTCTGACTTTGACTATTCAGGTACCTCTATGAAAGCACTGACAATTAAGAAAGTTTCAATCACAGATCTGTACTTCATACAGGACCACTTatacaaaatatttgcagaCATGAATATTGCTGCCTTGACAATAGCTGAATCAGAGATGATACATATGCTGTGTCCTTCATCTGGCAGTCCCTTTAGATACttaaatttttcaaagaatGATTTAACAGatcttctttttcaaaaatgtgACAAATTAACTCAATTGGAGACAttaattttgcagagaaataaatttgaGACCCTTTCCAAAGTAAGCCTCATGACCAGCCATATGAAATCACTGAAATACCTGGACATGAGCTACAACTTGCTGAGTCACGATGGAGCTGACGCGCGATGCCCATGGGCTGAGTCTCTGACAGAGTTGGACCTGTCCTCCAACCAGCTGTCGGATTCCGTGTTTGAGTGCTTGCCCGTCAACGTCCAGAAAGTCAGCCTCCAAAGCAATCAGATCACCAGTGTCCCCAAGGGGACGGCTGAGCTGAAATCCTTGAGAGAGCTGAACCTGGCATCCAACAGGCTGGCCGACCTGCCGGTGTGCAGTGCCTTTTTGTCCTTGGAGTTCCTGAACGTAGAGATGAACGCGATCCTCAGCCCGGCTGCCGACTTCTTCCAGAGCTGCCCAGGGGTGAGGGAGCTGCAAGGCGGGCACAACCCCTTCAAGTGTTCCTGTGAGCTGCAGGACTTTATCCGCCTGGAGCGGCGGTCTGGGGGGAAGCTGTCTGGCTGGCCAGGGGCCTACCTGTGTGAGTACCCGGAGGACTTGCGAGGGACGCAGCTGAAGGACTTCCACCTGAGCGACCTGGCTTGCAACACGGCGCTCTTGCTGGGGACGGCTCTGCTGCTGACgctggtgctggtggctgtcGTGGCCTTCCTGTGCATCTACCTGGACGTGCCGTGGTACCTGCGGATGACGTGGCAGTGGACGCAGACGAAGCGGAGAGCTTGGCACAGCCACCCCGCAGAGCAGGAGAGCGTTCTGCAGTTTCACGCCTTTGTTTCCTACAGCGAGCGCGATTCGTTGTGGGTGAAGAACGAGCTGATCCCAAACCTGGAGAAGGGGGAGGGCTGCGTACGGCTGTGCCAGCACGAGAGAAACTTTATCCCCGGCAAGAGCATTGTGGAGAACATCATTAACTGCATTGAGAAGAGCTACAAGTCCATCTTTGTGCTGTCTCCCAACTTTGTGCAGAGCGAGTGGTGTCACTACGAGCTGTACTTTGCCCATCACAAATTATTCAGTGAGAATTCCAACAGCCTGATCCTCATTTTACTGGAGCCAATCCCTCCGTATGTTATCCCTGCCAGGTACCACAAGCTGAAGGCTCTCATGGCAAAGCGAACCTACCTGGAGTGGCCAAAGGAGAGGAGCAAGCGTGGCCTTTTCTGGGCTAACCTGAGGGCAGCTATTAGCATTAACCTGCCAGTGACTGATCGAAAGAGTTGTGGGGAAACAGATTATGAATCATTCTAA